A genomic stretch from Psilocybe cubensis strain MGC-MH-2018 chromosome 1, whole genome shotgun sequence includes:
- a CDS encoding Tip elongation aberrant protein 1: MSFFSRKKTQAAPQAPANVTVATTPSQALAQMSATNRDPPPTQQQSGSLRGDSALASAGNNGVAPINQQQQQQQQQQQQQAQQQQLRNQSRNTSPGGANLQSSGSFQAQQQPPSQPNSQGPRQPPSFPWAARRLILLPPNLINKPGIAPPSSPSPSPFPRYGHALPATASPSGELYLFGGLVRESARNDVYVFNTRDNSANLFQTTGQIPSPRMGHACALVGNVLIVWGGDTNTDPNMKPLDKQDNGLYLLNLISRDWNQLEVSGPAPVGRYGHAVTMVGTKFFVFGGQKDEEFLNDLWAFDLNSLKTRSAWEQLEPSSPERPAPRTGHVCITHEDTIIVFGGTDGKYHYNDTWSFNLQTRKWTELNCIGFIPSAREGHAAAIVGNVIYVFGGRGIDGKDLGDLAAFKISNQRWYMFQNMGPSPSGRSGHAMASIGTKVYVLGGESFSPSKSDDPSITHTLETKNIKYPEDDSKPPPMSAAAAAQFSSRKPSITNQAQNQIAQQTANVNGRSMSPSVAPERAISPSGRPVQQNGVMQQQQQSMSNAAAVNGKSKPPVRPKREDEDQNGTDDGFDMVSNESYQKSSQTQTRAKSPAQMNTNRAVSPSMNGTQAPNMMAVSMGINGRSSPAVTGRSSPLTGRASPVVDRSRPSGAEGGYQSGPNNSSPTLNNFARPASRTGNGSVGNVTADLIRDLKARDLELDSIKRQMAWMKEALAKATRAGFVQTDREGSPEISTTSNVSEDGHDSKYAELVLKFKQFKAHVQTAMSDQAKQASERIAEAERVKASATQEAAYYRAKVAAMESNSDTEVQRMERVRITELESHMSALMNERWAQDRKLNELNDSLALQTMLCEQADSRAAEAIKRAEKLDEAHTHAAERYNELLEIHETLQSKFRDHQDRLVSQSSLLEQREADEVSLRSQVEELSQSREQHIRALDQARVALQASSARAMEIDMQYQRAQEQIKALESDVAELRGELETRTAEADAARARLTDAENSWAKSREEADAFRALTTTSLGELLDSHRDLKADEDRLLRGHSEKIQAVEAEAQSLRLMLREVSARADDNANKLTEERKRNHEHETEQATLQNQIAALRGQLSTAFSDTARLRNELATLENRLRDKAKDLSDSNAKLAMLRNYLAENGIGVDEDELRPSSRLNGTKSPEIISDLENKLAERTRLHEDSERELAQALRKKRDMEVQVSELSTQLDNVRSTRSPSSGEGDSRAQELEEKLEQERQKYQNQIQQMEADYQIAVHYVKGTEKMMLRMREELNKQKKANTALQADLEASKGKPIDQRVRSVNGRNTPQDDDRMHLVDAQRQIQRLTTENKELRLRVENLDKELDLMRDNLLASQQEADDRFSQVEELQLDIERLQQSLNIARGGPDETLMEKLHAENTTLRRENDQLSHKIGLLLEVEQPSYGRRPMSGRISTSSSENALAFENLSSELDDWQRQLASSMSNHRRPLSEFEDKQPVVTERTRSPRS; this comes from the exons ATGTCCTTCTTCTCGAGGAAGAAGACCCAGGCTGCACCCCAAGCTCCTGCAAATGTCACTGTCGCTACCACTCCAAGCCAGGCGCTGGCTCAGATGTCTGCTACCAATAGGGATCCTCCCCCCACTCAACAGCAGTCGGGCAGTTTGCGTGGCGACAGCGCTCTGGCATC AGCTGGCAATAATGGTGTCGCCCCCATAaatcaacagcagcagcagcaacagcagcaacaacaacaacaggcccaacagcagcagctacGAAATCAAAGTAGGAACACTAGTCCTGGTGGTGCTAACCTTCAATCCTCTGGTTCTTTCCaagcacagcagcagccaccGTCGCAGCCCAACTCCCAAGGTCCTCGTCAGCCACCATCATTTCCTTGGGCTGCCCGGCGACTCATTCTCCTCCCTCCAAACCTCATAAATAAACCTGGCATTGcacccccctcctccccatcACCCTCCCCATTCCCGCGATATGGCCATGCCCTACCCGCCACTGCATCCCCATCCGGCGAACTCTATCTTTTCGGAGGCCTCGTCCGCGAGTCAGCGCGGAACGACGTCTACGTATTCAACACCCGCGACAACTCTGCCAACCTCTTTCAGACCACAGGCCAGATTCCCAGTCCACGAATGGGCCATGCGTGTGCCTTGGTCGGGAACGTGCTCATCGTGTGGGGCGGTGATACAAATACAGACCCTAATATGAAGCCGTTGGATAAGCAAGATAACGGGCTGTATCTTCTTAATCTCA tTTCACGGGATTGGAATCAGCTCGAGGTCTCTGGCCCCGCACCTGTCGGAAGGTACGGTCATGCCGTGACCATGGTCGGCACAAAGTTCTTTGTATTTGGTGGCCAGAAGGACGAGGAGTTTCTGAATGATCTATGGGCATTCGACCTCAACTCTC TTAAAACGAGGTCCGCTTGGGAACAGTTGGAGCCTTCAAGCCCTGAGCGACCTGCCCCAAGGACCGGTCACGTGTGTATAACGCACGAAGATACCATCATTGT ATTCGGTGGGACGGATGGCAAGTATCATTATAACGATACTTGGTCATTCAATCTGCAAACCAGGAAGTGGACGGAATTGAACTGTATAGGGTTCATTCCTTCTGCCCGGGAAGGTCATGCTGCTGCTATTGTGGGCAACGTTATTTACGTTTTTGGTGGGAGGGGTATTGATGGCAAAGACTTGGGCGATTTGGCTGCCTTCAAAATTTCAA ATCAGCGGTGGTacatgttccagaacatggGCCCGTCACCTAGTGGACGATCTGGACATGCCATGGCGTCTATTGGCACCAAGGTATACGTTCTTGGAGGAGAGTCGTTTTCACCTTCGAAATCGGATGATCCAAGCATCACACATACTTTGGAAACAA AAAATATCAAGTATCCCGAGGACGACTCCAAACCTCCTCCAATGagcgctgctgctgcggccCAATTTTCTTCGCGGAAACCGTCAATCACCAATCAGGCCCAGAATCAAATTGCACAACAGACGGCCAACGTCAATGGACGCTCAATGTCGCCTAGTGTCGCCCCTGAGAGAGCAATTTCACCTTCAGGGCGACCAGTGCAACAAAATGGTGtgatgcagcagcagcagcaatcgATGTCCAACGCAGCGGCGGTCAACGGTAAATCGAAACCCCCTGTCCGCCCCAAACGCGAAGACGAAGACCAAAATGGCACAGATGACGGGTTCGACATGGTCAGCAACGAGTCGTACCAGAAGTCATCGCAGACACAGACGCGCGCCAAGAGCCCAGCGCAGATGAACACCAACCGAGCGGTGTCGCCCTCGATGAACGGCACTCAGGCACCTAATATGATGGCGGTATCGATGGGCATTAACGGCAGGTCGTCGCCTGCTGTAACGGGCCGTTCGTCTCCGCTCACGGGGCGTGCGTCACCGGTTGTCGACAGGTCACGGCCGTCGGGCGCAGAGGGGGGATATCAGAGTGGGCCGAATAACTCGTCGCCGACGCTGAACAACTTTGCGCGACCAGCATCACGGACGGGTAATGGCTCGGTCGGTAATGTCACGGCGGATCTCATTAGGGATTTGAAGGCGAGAGATCTCGAATTGGACAGCATAAAGCGGCAGATGGCATGGATGAAGGAAGCGCTGGCAAAGGCTACACGGGCAGGGTTTGTGCAGACGGACCGAGAAGGGTCGCCTGAGATTTCGACCACGAGCAATGTTTCGGAGGATGGACATGATAGCAAATACGCGGAATTGgtgctcaagttcaagcaaTTCAAAGCGCATGTTCAG ACTGCCATGTCGGATCAAGCAAAACAGGCGTCAGAGCGTATCGCTGAGGCGGAAAGGGTCAAAGCAAGCGCAACACAAGAAGCCGCATACTATCGAGCCAAAGTTGCTGCGATGGAATCAAATAGTGATACTGAAGTCCAGCGCATGGAGCGCGTTCGCATCACGGAACTCGAGAGTCATATGTCTGCTCTTATGAACGAGAGATGGGCTCAGGATCGTAAGCTAAACGAATTGAACGATTCGCTAGCGCTGCAGACGATGCTATGTGAGCAGGCAGACTCCAGGGCTGCCGAAGCCATCAAACGTGCAGAGAAGCTGGATGAAGCGCATACGCATGCTGCGGAGAGGTATAACGAACTTCTGGAGATCCACGAAACGTTGCAGTCGAAGTTCCGGGATCATCAGGATCGGCTTGTGTCTCAGAGTTCGCTTCTTGAGCAGCGGGAGGCAGATGAGGTCAGTCTTCGCAGCCAGGTTGAGGAGCTTTCGCAATCGAGAGAACAACATATACGGGCTTTGGATCAGGCGCGGGTCGCACTTCAGGCATCTTCAGCACGTGCAATGGAAATCGACATGCAGTATCAACGCGCGCAGGAGCAGATCAAGGCATTGGAATCGGACGTTGCTGAACTGCGCGGCGAACTCGAGACGAGGACGGCAGAGGCGGATGCTGCACGTGCCCGCCTTACGGACGCTGAGAACTCTTGGGCCAAATCTCGCGAAGAAGCAGACGCTTTCCGGGCGCTCACAACGACAAGCCTTGGAGAGCTTCTTGATTCGCATCGTGATCTCAAGGCCGACGAGGATCGTCTTCTGCGAGGGCACTCGGAGAAGATCCAGGCTGTCGAAGCCGAGGCTCAATCGCTCAGGTTGATGTTGCGCGAAGTCTCCGCGCGCGCTGACGATAACGCGAACAAGCTGACAGAGGAGCGCAAACGCAACCACGAACACGAGACCGAGCAAGCCACccttcaaaatcaaattgCTGCTCTACGTGGCCAATTGTCAACTGCGTTTTCTGACACCGCACGCCTCCGCAACGAACTTGCAACCCTTGAGAATCGACTCCGTGATAAAGCCAAAGACCTCTCTGATTCAAATGCCAAGTTGGCCATGCTGAGAAATTATCTCGCTGAGAATGGGATTGGTGTCGATGAGGATGAACTTAGACCGTCCTCACGACTCAATGGCACTAAATCTCCTGAAATTATATCAGATCTCGAGAATAAACTTGCTGAGCGTACTCGTCTACATGAAGATTCTGAACGCGAATTGGCTCAAGCACTTCGCAAGAAACGGGATATGGAAGTACAAGTCTCAGAATTGTCCACACAGCTTGACAATGTCAGATCTACTCGGAGTCCGTCATCCGGTGAAGGCGATTCCCGCGCCCAAGAGCTGGAAGAGAAACTCgagcaggagaggcagaaatatcaaaatcaaatccaGCAAATGGAAGCTGACTATCAGATCGCTGTACATTATGTAAA GGGTACTGAAAAAATGATGTTGCGCATGCGTGAAGAGCTCAATAAACAGAAAAAGGCGAACACCGCTTTGCAGGCGGATCTTGAAGCTTCTAAAGGAAAGCCCATTGATCAACGAGTGCGTTCCGTCAACGGTCGCAATACTCCTCAGGACGATGATAGGATGCACCTTGTCGATGCCCAGCGGCAGATACAACGGCTTACCACTGAGAACAAAGAGCTGCGCCTACGCGTCGAGAATCTGGACAAGGAGCTCGACCTTATGCGCGATAACCTCCTGGCTTCACAGCAAGAGGCTGATGACCGATTCAGTCAGGTGGAAGAATTGCAGCTGGACATTGAACGATTACAGCAATCCCTTAACATTGCGCGAGGCGGTCCAGACGAAACATTGATGGAGAAGTTGCATGCTGAAAACACGACACTTCGTCGGGAAAACGACCAACTATCACATAAAATTGGCCTTTTACTCGAGGTGGAACAACCTTCATACGGACGCCGACCAATGTCCGGCCGCATTAGCACATCGAGTTCAGAGAATGCTCTTGCTTTTGAGAACCTATCCAGCGAATTGGACGACTGGCAACGGCAACTTGCAAGTTCCATGAGCAATCATCGGCGACCGCTTAGCGAATTTGAGGACAAACAACCAGTGGTAACAGAGCGAACGCGGTCGCCTCGTTCATAA
- a CDS encoding Kelch repeat-containing protein 1, translating to MKSLWKKIKSLFAPSSTTDFTRFHPPPPPPPPPPPPPPPPPPQSPPQSPPPSPPSNHPPPTPRYPWSTTYLQLRPPLFPPASSDQDVPHLPLPPFSPFPRYGFASPQNATPSEDIYLFGGLVADKEQNDLYRISISDNSSTLIQAKGDIPSPRVGHACVLRNHALAVWGGDTNIYQLPSHQYDNGLYLFNLLTHEWSLIKVSGPAPIGRYGHTMALLGTKIILFGGQSNSEFFNDIWAFELQTIKSKPVWDWKFEPATPARPAPRTSHSCVAYGDNQIIIFGGTDGMYYYNDIWSFNLQTRIWTELSCTGYIPAPREGHAAAIVDHIMYIFGGRGLDGRDLGDLVALNISTRRWFMFQNTGLAPSARSGHAMATIKSNIFLFGGDSFTKPFLDDSSPIHILDTDLLKYPDRCAIPSHA from the exons ATGAAGAGTCTCTGGAAGAAGATTAAATCCCTTTTCGCTCCCAGCAGCACCACTGACTTTACCCGCTTTCACCCGCCCCCACCCCCGCCGCCCCCGCCACCCCCGCcaccgcccccgcccccgccacAGTCCCCGCCACAGTCCCCGCCCCCGTCCCCGCCCTCCAATCATCCCCCGCCCACCCCCAGGTATCCCTGGTCAACCACCTATCTCCAGCTTCGTCCTCCCCTCTTTCCTCCAGCATCATCCGATCAGGATGTCCCCCatctccccctccctcccttttctccctttcctcgCTATGGCTTTGCCTCTCCCCAGAATGCTACTCCAAGCGAAGACATCTATTTAtttggtggccttgtcgcCGACAAGGAGCAGAACGATCTTTACAGAATTTCCATCTCTGACAACTCTTCCACTCTCATTCAAGCCAAGGGCGACATTCCCAGTCCTCGCGTCGGTCATGCCTGTGTTCTCCGCAACCATGCTCTCGCCGTCTGGGGTGGCGATACAAATATTTATCAGCTTCCTTCTCACCAGTACGACAATGGTCTATATCTCTTCAATTTAC TAACTCACGAATGGTCCTTGATCAAAGTCTCGGGTCCTGCTCCCATCGGTCGCTATGGTCATACCATGGCCCTCTTGGGCACGAAAATCATCTTGTTTGGCGGTCAGTCCAACTCGGAATTCTTCAATGATATCTGGGCCTTTGAGTTGCAGACGA TAAAATCAAAACCTGTCTGGGACTGGAAATTTGAACCCGCCACTCCAGCGAGACCTGCCCCAAGGACCTCCCATTCGTGTGTCGCTTACGGTGATAATCAAATTATCAT TTTCGGTGGAACAGACGGCATGTATTACTACAATGACATTTGGTCATTTAATCTACAAACCAGAATTTGGACGGAACTGTCCTGCACTGGATATATTCCCGCTCCGCGAGAAGGCCACGCTGCCGCCATTGTCGACCACATAATGTACATTTTTGGTGGTCGGGGCTTGGACGGCAGGGACCTTGGTGACCTGGTGGCACTCAACATCTCGA CTCGACGCTGGTTCATGTTCCAAAATACTGGTCTGGCACCCAGTGCCCGATCAGGTCATGCTATGGCTACTATCAAATCCAACATCTTTCTTTTCGGTGGTGATTCCTTTACTAAGCCCTTTCTAGATGATTCAAGTCCTATACATATTCTCGATACTG ATCTTTTGAAATACCCAGACCGTTGTGCAATACCCTCTCATGCATAA
- a CDS encoding Triacylglycerol lipase 2: MLNSLFPANSRPRTSSPQQHQSAHSMARPVLKWVNQRTLGEAINTPLPTPPAPARLPPPPSFRPSHLAIHPPPFCDNLTRATLPTASLSPPLPVENQSTHLSLDPVRPPPILRLQSKPTRSSLDSLRSVSRPSSTYAPAESTSALSSKWWFQSDALNPPLQKDKPDDKKTFLSPRNPVVFCHGLLGFDSVTIGPAIAPFEVTHWRGIKEVLEENGTEVLITRVPATSSPVDRAKVLEQKISSGGLDCRYLTTHLTKRKFQVLSITTIATPHRGSAFADHFLSTVGRARMPSVLSLLDLLPNGGGDGKAFECLTIDSMRKFNQDTPDVPGVRYFSWGAGTYLGTLSQVNHLDLVGWINTARYKWAEMMGKEIKFRPATFYLGIVDMLAREVEGQGSDSDPSKAGAGVDLEEEPTSRSSGASIEYQQRTQMLDSLDTAGADVHDARASTDSRSSTPSLRKRTTGKTKSQPP; encoded by the exons ATGCTCAACTCTCTCTTCCCCGCCAACTCCCGTCCCCGAACCAGCTCGCCCCAGCAGCACCAGTCTGCGCATTCCATGGCTCGCCCCGTTCTCAAGTGGGTGAACCAGCGCACCCTCGGCGAGGCCATCAACACCCCGCTGCCGACGCCGCCCGCCCCCGCTCGTCTTCCGCCCCCGCCGTCCTTCCGGCCCTCCCATCTCGCCATCCACCCGCCGCCGTTCTGCGACAATCTGACCCGAGCCACTCTCCCGACCGCCTCCCTCTCCCCGCCTCTCCCCGTCGAGAACCAGTCCACCCATCTCTCACTCGACCCGGTTCGCCCTCCTCCCATCCTCCGACTCCAATCCAAACCAACCCGCTCCTCGCTCGACTCGTTGCGCTCCGTATCCCGCCCCTCCTCCACATACGCCCCCGCAGAGTCCACCTCCGCCCTCTCCTCCAAATGGTGGTTCCAGTCAGACGCCCTCAATCCGCCCCTCCAGAAAGACAAGCCCGACGATAAAAAGACTT TCTTGTCTCCCCGTAATCCAGTCGTCTTCTGTCATGGCTTACTCGGCTTCGACTCGGTCACCATCGGCCCCGCAATCGCTCCCTTTGAAGTCACCCATTGGCGCGGCATCAAGGAGGTCCTCGAGGAGAATGGCACAGAGGTGCTCATCACCCGCGTTCCAGCCACCAGTAGTCCTGTCGACAGGGCAAAGGTCCTCGAGCAAAAAATTTCTTCC GGCGGCTTGGACTGCAGATACCTAACCACACATCTTACTAAACGCAAATTTCAAGTCTTGTCTATAACCACTATAGCCACTCCCCACCGCGGTTCTGCCTTTGCAGACCACTTCCTTTCTACCGTCGGTCGTGCCCGCATGCCCTCCGTGCTCTCTCTCCTTGACCTCCTGCCAAACGGTGGTGGAGATGGCAAGGCTTTCGAGTGTCTAACTATTGACAGTATGCGCAAGTTCAACCAAGATACCCCAGACGTACCCGGTGTCAGATATTTCAGCTGGGGCGCC GGTACCTATCTCGGCACCCTCTCCCAAGTCAATCACCTCGACCTCGTAGGATGGATAAACACAGCAAGATACAAGTGGGCAGAGATGATGGGTAAGGAAATCAAGTTCCGGCCAGCTACATTCTATCTCGGTATTGTCGACATGCTTGCCCGTGAGGTGGAAGGCCAAGGGTCCGACTCTGATCCTTCCAaagcaggcgcaggcgtcgATCTCGAGGAAGAACCCACTTCCCGGAGCAGCGGCGCCAGTATAGAGTACCAACAGCGCACTCAAATGCTCGATAGTCTTGATACCGCCGGCGCCGACGTACACGATGCTCGTGCAAGTACCGATTCGAGATCGTCTACTCCCAGCTTGCGAAAACGGACGACGGGGAAAACAAAATCTCAGCCGCCATGA
- a CDS encoding Cytochrome P450 monooxygenase 151 — protein MDVEGGHSSAIFFILFGGLTFYVLLKSERTDPNLRHIPTLGFRAYLLSYVDALRFIKTCPDRLRKGYDQYRTTAFKVATWTRWLVVITGTRALEELRKSSDEHSSFIDASTEPDASLYLSGHAQAVAPQIIGEITRSMTQNLAFLIPSIKEEVALVLNSAIPATKSEVSMGTQTRDEQYEQISMDQAREVYGYYLNTILPILPRFMSRFARAMSITNRRRRRLRSMIISSIRQKKEAFQHSNQEVNEERLQDALSWTLSDASNQIPTQTNWALIKQTFGHVLYHLAANPKFAAPLRKEVEQIVAREGWNKHSLDRMLKVDSFVKESMRMSNISSDGTQLPTGTIIAAASRARHMDPAIYNTPDTFDGLRFSKLHEQRYGDDCSGSGLPFQLVTTTTDYLVWGYGRHACPGRFFVAVTLKMMLAYVVLHYDVRFENGTRPRDFIAGTNYLPDPDAKILFRKRKPESNYPL, from the exons ATGGATGTCGAGGGAGGTCATTCAAGTGCCATATTCTTTATCCTGTTTGGAGGCTTGACGTTCTATGTCCTTTTGAAAAGCGAAAGAACCGATCCCAAT TTGAGGCATATTCCAACTTTAGGCTTCAGAGCATACCTACTATCTTACGTGGATGCGCTTCGCTTTATTAAAACATGTCCTGATCGTCTGAGAAAAGGATACGATCAG TACCGAACGACGGCGTTTAAAGTTGCAACATGGACACGGTGGCTAGTCGTCATAACTGGGACTAGAGCTCTGGAAGAGCTACGAAAGTCTTCGGACGAACATAGCTCTTTCATTGATGCCTCTACTGAG CCAGACGCGTCGTTATATCTGAGTGGACACGCCCAAGCAGTAGCTCCCCAGATAATTGGAGAAATAACCAGGAGCATGACGCAGAACCTCGCTTTCCTGATACCGTCTATTAAAGAGGAGGTTGCATTAGTGCTGAACTCTGCAATACCTGCCACGAAGTCGGAGGTATCAATGGGTACGCAAA CACGCGACGAGCAGTATGAGCAGATCAGTATGGACCAAGCTCGAGAGGTTTACGGATATTATCTAAACACTATATTGCCGATCCTGCCCCGTTTCATGTCACG CTTCGCACGAGCGATGAGCATCACAAACCGAAGACGACGGCGCCTGCGGTCGATGATTATATCGTCCATACGCCAAAAGAAGGAAGCGTTTCAACACTCAAACCAGGAGGTGAATGAGGAACGATTACAAGATGCATTATCCTGGACGCTCTCCGATGCATCAAATCAGAT ACCGACGCAAACTAACTGGGCATTAATTAAACAGACGTTTGGGCATGTGCTGTATCATTTGGCTGCCAATCCGAAATTTGCAGCACCGTTGCGGAAAGAGGTGGAGCAGATCGTCGCTCGCGAAGGATGGAACAAACATTCCCTTGATCGCATGCTCAAGGTGGATAGCTTTGTCAAAGAGTCGATGAGAATGAGCAATATATCATCTG ATGGGACGCAGCTACCAACAGGTACAATTATTGCTGCAGCGTCTCGGGCGCGCCACATGGATCCCGCTATCTACAACACCCCGGACACGTTCGATGGTTTAAGGTTTTCCAAGCTTCACGAGCAACGGTACGGGGACGACTGTTCCGGGAGTGGGTTGCCTTTCCAGTTGGTCACGACCACAACAGACTATTTGGTGTGGGGATACGGGCGGCACGCGTGTCCGGGGAGGTTCTTTGTTGCGGTTACGTTGAAGATGATGCTTGCGTATGTGGTTTTGCATTACGACGTGAGATTTGAGAACGGCACACGACCTAGAGATTTCATTGCTGGCACCAACTACTTACCTGATCCTGACGCCAAGATTTTGTTCCGGAAGCGAAAGCCTGAATCTAATTACCCACTGTAA
- a CDS encoding S-formylglutathione hydrolase — protein sequence MAALEKVSSNKVYEGELIKYKFKSEALGGLDANFNLFLPSNKSGVKVPVLVYLAGLTCTEDTGAQKGGYLGVAASQNIAILFPDTSPRGAGVPGEDDDWDFGTGAGFYLDATRPEYSKHYNMATHITVELPQVIEAAGIPIDFQRQSIFGHSMGGHGALTLYLSSKTKQYRSASAFAPISNPTKCPWGEKAFKGYLAGGIAEGKRYDATELISKSTDPVHILIDYGTGDNFYKQGQLLPESFLKAARDAGYDEFQVRVRSQDAYDHSYYFISTFASDHIHFHANFLKA from the exons ATGGCTGCTCTAGAGAAAGTGTCTTCCAACAAAGTCTACGAAGGTGAACTGATCAAGTACAAGTTCAAG TCCGAGGCTCTTGGGGGACTAGATGCAAACTTCAACTTATTCTTGCCTTCCAACAAGTCTGGCGTTAAGGTTCCCGTTCTCGTATATCTTGCAGGACTAACATGTACCGAAGACACTGG TGCCCAGAAAGGTGGATATTTAGGTGTAGCAGCCTCACAGAACATTGCTATCTTATTCCCCGATACGTCTCCCCGGGGTGCAGGTGTCCCaggcgaagacgacgattGGGATTTTGGCACAGGGGCAGGATTTTATTTGGATGCCACTCGCCCTGAATACTCAAAGCACTACAATATGGCCACCCATATCACTGTCGAACTTCCACAGGTTATTGAAGCGGCTGGTATACCAATA GATTTTCAACGCCAATCTATTTTCGGTCATAGTATGGGCGGACATGGCGCTTTAACTTTATATCTTTCTTCAAAAACTAAACAATATCGTTCCGCGTCTGCCTTTGCTCCTATATCAAATCCTACAAAATGTCCGTGGGGTGAAAAGGCGTTCAAAGGATATCTAGCCGGTGGCATAGCAGAAGGAAAGAGGTATGACGCCACCGAGCTCATCTCGAAGAGCACCGATCCCGTCCACATCCTCATTGACTAC GGTACCGGCGATAATTTCTACAAACAAGGTCAACTTCTGCCGGAATCCTTCTTGAAAGCCGCGCGCGATGCTGGTTATGATGAGTTCCAAGTGCGAGTGCGAAGTCAAGATGCTTATGATCACAGTTACTATTTT ATTTCTACATTTGCATCGGATCACATTCACT TCCACGCCAACTTTTTGAAAGCTTGA